From Amyelois transitella isolate CPQ chromosome 9, ilAmyTran1.1, whole genome shotgun sequence:
gtCTAAGGAGGCGACCTTTTGCATCGTTTCTTTTTAAAGACTTAGTACTTCTCAGGCCATCTCTAATTGTACTAGAACTTCGTTTCATTTTATCTTTCATGATCTTTTTTGGTTTGAATTTTGGTTTGGATACCGACTCTTCGGGTTCCTTTTCtatttttggtattggtaGTTCTATATCTTGTGAATCACTTTCCCTGCAAGATGAGGGTGGTGCTGACGCAGGTCTTTCGTCACCGAAAACTTCTTTAATTGTTGCTCTGTGCTTCAACACTCTACTTTCTGTCCTAGTTCTTGTTTTCAAAACAACTGGGGAAAATTCTTCCGTGGCGCCTATTAGACcatctgtatttttaataaaggcATTTCTAAATGCTGCAACTGTTTCTTTTCGGAAGGCTCCTAAGTAATAAATTTCCTCCAtaatcttttctttctttgtaCTCAAAGTTTCTTTGTTTCCATTTTTCACCAGTCCTAAACTGGGCGTTGGCAGTAATTCTGTTGTATTAGAGCatttaggtattattttcGGTGATCTTTCAtccttttctttatctttGGATTTCTTTTTCGATTCTTCCTTTCTGCCACATTTCTGTATTAAAACATCAACAATCGAGCTGCTCTTTTTCTTCACAAGTGATGAAGAAAATACCGTAGACGTGGAAGCTTCTGAATCATATTGTAACCTATTAGGAACAGAGCAGCTAGAATTAGAATCTAAATCACTATCCATAGTCATTTTGTCAGGACGTCTAGAATATAAATCGTCTGTAGCTGCTGATGGGGCAGATGAAGGTGCAGGCGAAAGTGGAGGAGGGTCAAGATCTGGAAGAGATGTTGCACCACGAGAAAACATTGCAGCTGATCCTCTTGCATATGGTCCGCCGGAACGTCCTCGCGGAATGGCGATGAGTCTAGTGGGCATCCGTAGTGAccgtttatatctatataattctTCTTCCCAACCTGGATGAAAATCAGAACCATCGCCAAAACCTGGTTTACGAACGGGGGTTGAATAGTTGCTTGTACTACTTGAATCTTGCTTTTTACCTTGTGATGGTTTAACTGGTGTTTTAGTCGCGGGCTTTTCTTTGCTATCTTCACTTTTGACGGATTTTCGAACACGTAAGCGTGTTGCAACGCTAAGGTCATCATCACTGTCTGAACTCGAGTCtatgttatgtttatcatTCTTTTCAGCGGACAAAGATTTACCTTTTACACGCAAACTTTGTTTACCAAATTTGCATTTACTcatcttttcttctttttcctttGTTATTGATTCGATagattttctattatttttatttacatcaacATCACAGCACTCTAACTTTACATACGCTGATTTCTCTGATAAGTCCTTTAATAACTTATAGTTAAgctctttttcttttaattttcgttcattttctttatattttgggACCTTATCTTTAATCTTAAGTTCTTTTTGTTTAATCTTCTgatctttttctttatttttctgatCTTTCTCCTTGTTCTTCGGTCCCTTGTCTTTAATCTTCGGTTCTTTTTCTCTATTCTTCGcctctttttctttattcttcAGTTCGTCTTTATTGGTTTGttctttcaatttcaattcctTTTCTTTAAGTAACTTACTTTTGATAAGAGGCTCATCATCGTCTGTCGATtctgattcttcttttattattgttttaataggttctttttctatagtttcttgtttaattattgaaaGTGGTGGTGAGTCAAAACTTTCGCGCTTTTCAGACTTTTTAggtgtagatttatttttattttttgaagtcttgtcattttctttaaaatttttcttatcttttttaCTGTTTTCGGTTttggtttcttctttttcacTAATTACAATCTTATTCGATTGTGAAATTGATGATGATGGCtcagacatttttatttcatcttcatctaaaggttctttttttatttctatagcAGGTAGTTCAAAATTATCAACACTATTATTTTTCGCTTCGGGCACTACAGTTACATTTTCCACTAGCGGCTTAATAATGTCGGATTTTTCCGACAGGTGTTGAGTGTGTTTTTCTCCTACAAGCTCAGTCTGACCTGTTTCcatttttaattgttctttatcagttttattttcaatctcACGTTCTATCGTATCTATACGTTTTCTACCAGTCTTCTTCTTATGACACCCTGTCTTCAGTTGTTCAACAAAACTATCACAAGCACTTGCCCAATCTAAGTCATCTTCAAATACATCATCAGTACATGTATTCACATTTTCCGGTTCTAATGATTCGagtattttttcagttttgaTGGATATTTCCGCatctttttcaatttcatcgaTATTCATTGGTTCTGTCTTTACTTCGGGAATTACATTTTCCGAAGtttcacattttattactGATTCGAGACGCAGATTATCTTCTCTTATTTGATTAAATAGATGTTGCTTTTGAGATTTGGGTAGCAATTTATGTCCTGATGACATATCTTGAGTTCCTTCAGTTTTCGCATTTGAATCCTGCGATGGCGGCATAACCTTTAGTTCTGCTTTAGTTCTTATCCTTGAAGCCACATCATATTCGGGAGACTTACTTTTTTGGTCACTATTATCAAATCTTTGATAATCTGTATCTCTTTGTAAAGAGTCTACGGCTCGAGGCATTTTAATATGATTACTTAATGACgaattatgattattttgacTACGAATATGTTTTGAAATATCTTTGCTAGTAATTTCATTGTCATTATCCTTTGTAAGATCAGTTATTTCTATCACAGAATCATCAACATCATCTATAACAATGAGATCTGGGATATGTTTTGCTGGTCTGCTTGGATCTACATAtcctgtttgttttgtttctaaaCTATTTCTTAGTATGCTCAACACATTCTTGTCTGCAGGAATACCATTATGAACTTCTAAATGGTGTGGATGAACGTCTCTATGACTTGGAAGCTTTTGTATAACGTGATGACGAGTACTAGTTGATTggtttttatcataataatgtTGGTGGTGTACATGTTCACTTGGTTCTCTACGTGGAATTTCAGGGACATACGAATTACTAGGATATCTATGACTAACATGGGGATAATGTTCTCTATATATATTAGAGGCTACAGGCCTCTTTTGTTCATTTTGATAAGCCTCAAATTGCTTATGGCTACTATAACTGTATACCGGTCTGCTCATTAACTCTTGCTGTTCTTTTGTTGACTGACTAATGCGATCTATCCGGCTGTCTGATGTCCATGTTTCGTATCGGACTATCTTCTCAGGAATGTTACTAACAGGCTGTCCCATAGGCCGTTTTCTTTcttctattataaagtgtCTATCATCTCGTATCCTATTTTCGGGACGGCGTTGATCACTAATCGGTCTTGTAAGATCTATTCTAGGAACATGTTCGTTTCGTCCTCTTGCAGTACTGTACTTATTCTGGTCTATGTATATTGGGTTTTGAGATTCTACAGTAAATGATTCTGGTAACGGACGCCTTGTTTCGTAAGCACCGTTATACCGTACTGGCGTATGATGACTATGGTGGCTTGCTTGAACTGGAGTACTAAAGTTTTGACTGTTACCTCTATCTCGGTATTGGTTAAAGTTTGGAGCAAAATCTACTTTATGAGATGCCACATAACCAGTATTAGAAGGATTCGACCTTTGACTTGAAGAAGGTCTTGGTTGTAAagataatgttttgttttctgcTGTCAGTGAATCAATAACATCGTCGTGAGTCGTCGATGAGTCTGCTGAATTTTTAACGGTTTTCACTGAAAGAT
This genomic window contains:
- the LOC106142867 gene encoding uncharacterized protein LOC106142867 — encoded protein: MDVSLVNNVLEGTRQYFMGVPRQAQAESSGQSAWSTNTPLPEEGAPAQSGAPAPSSRPPSAAAAPPTTSTTMSAAVPPRPPSEPLEPEPHIIHKATVMREAAEKRREMPEVEDEEETNDALSPPSHIIRKPQRPVQSPAPAPAANCPSPSRPPSAALPPPPPQEPQIEAPAQYRQAVHRVPTPTTRPPDQFAPGRPPDPYTSSRPPEQYPRYHYESNVADGGRNSHGPPVASPQPSGVARQSPQTYARISSSMPHHTTSRLREAAAHSPPAQRYMMPAVQPPPPHNDRVPPIHHPQSLHPPQRHDVRSAAVYSSLQQRRDPSPYGRASTHYDMHPAVPPRKYDPQQAYPGYRPAPTPPQPIPTHRIETHHPVQYKQTVMESMSPHYAVRASDRTAVPPQPHAHDATRLPARLEYQTSSRNIDSRGAYSYPTASTSTARYASNTSVPEVQNTLLQSKSGYRPAAAPKSSYEYPTSTPVQTSPARSTVKPGYPNQQARMTVSVTSLVNQMNQTKHKLPHPATTQTQPLNQIKQKRESPLDLSVKTVKNSADSSTTHDDVIDSLTAENKTLSLQPRPSSSQRSNPSNTGYVASHKVDFAPNFNQYRDRGNSQNFSTPVQASHHSHHTPVRYNGAYETRRPLPESFTVESQNPIYIDQNKYSTARGRNEHVPRIDLTRPISDQRRPENRIRDDRHFIIEERKRPMGQPVSNIPEKIVRYETWTSDSRIDRISQSTKEQQELMSRPVYSYSSHKQFEAYQNEQKRPVASNIYREHYPHVSHRYPSNSYVPEIPRREPSEHVHHQHYYDKNQSTSTRHHVIQKLPSHRDVHPHHLEVHNGIPADKNVLSILRNSLETKQTGYVDPSRPAKHIPDLIVIDDVDDSVIEITDLTKDNDNEITSKDISKHIRSQNNHNSSLSNHIKMPRAVDSLQRDTDYQRFDNSDQKSKSPEYDVASRIRTKAELKVMPPSQDSNAKTEGTQDMSSGHKLLPKSQKQHLFNQIREDNLRLESVIKCETSENVIPEVKTEPMNIDEIEKDAEISIKTEKILESLEPENVNTCTDDVFEDDLDWASACDSFVEQLKTGCHKKKTGRKRIDTIEREIENKTDKEQLKMETGQTELVGEKHTQHLSEKSDIIKPLVENVTVVPEAKNNSVDNFELPAIEIKKEPLDEDEIKMSEPSSSISQSNKIVISEKEETKTENSKKDKKNFKENDKTSKNKNKSTPKKSEKRESFDSPPLSIIKQETIEKEPIKTIIKEESESTDDDEPLIKSKLLKEKELKLKEQTNKDELKNKEKEAKNREKEPKIKDKGPKNKEKDQKNKEKDQKIKQKELKIKDKVPKYKENERKLKEKELNYKLLKDLSEKSAYVKLECCDVDVNKNNRKSIESITKEKEEKMSKCKFGKQSLRVKGKSLSAEKNDKHNIDSSSDSDDDLSVATRLRVRKSVKSEDSKEKPATKTPVKPSQGKKQDSSSTSNYSTPVRKPGFGDGSDFHPGWEEELYRYKRSLRMPTRLIAIPRGRSGGPYARGSAAMFSRGATSLPDLDPPPLSPAPSSAPSAATDDLYSRRPDKMTMDSDLDSNSSCSVPNRLQYDSEASTSTVFSSSLVKKKSSSIVDVLIQKCGRKEESKKKSKDKEKDERSPKIIPKCSNTTELLPTPSLGLVKNGNKETLSTKKEKIMEEIYYLGAFRKETVAAFRNAFIKNTDGLIGATEEFSPVVLKTRTRTESRVLKHRATIKEVFGDERPASAPPSSCRESDSQDIELPIPKIEKEPEESVSKPKFKPKKIMKDKMKRSSSTIRDGLRSTKSLKRNDAKGRLLRLKKRNSLMKSLPSKRMKELAMNKHKKESNTSNEDKDKEKEDIPPEATEGNNKRRLKRLFGRRKFSSGFDYIRKKKKIIRKEDSNTNTQNKIRRQAPKPSPESEHDIHKEIKSWFINKSIGETHLHRAARLGYTDCVAYCLEKMDADPSAKDNAGFTPLHVAAARGHVRIARLLLQYGANVSAAAQGGIRPLHEACENCHAEVIRLLLAYGADPLLGTYAGQTPEELAEGPAAKLVRLHIADVQGHAFEPWRFPHPAEIVDYEEIGCDSLSSPPPASPPPPPDSMMEIQCTEAPLPPFYSLRTATGQPADGLWCLLQDVTNILQIKSKESLLKQIHCGSGSPKELLREIRTQEFLERAQCHQLLCAGEKVNVRASKVALIRVTDKLRQLLKIETILVS